A window of the Tunturibacter empetritectus genome harbors these coding sequences:
- a CDS encoding inorganic diphosphatase — MTNYLELPVGPKSPEVINAVIEIPYEGVNKYEYDKELHVFRLDRNLYSPVHYPGDYGFIPSTLGDDGDPLDCLVLVDTPSFSGCVMQVRPIGVLEMLDQGLGDEKVLCVGQDNPRYKDVWNFSEIYPHMLKEITHFFAIYKDLEGKRVEVKGWRDASFARNKVLEAQQRFLDNKVTPIPKPVPKK, encoded by the coding sequence ATGACGAACTACCTGGAACTCCCCGTTGGGCCTAAAAGCCCCGAGGTCATCAACGCAGTCATCGAGATTCCCTACGAGGGTGTCAACAAGTACGAGTACGACAAGGAGCTCCACGTCTTCCGTCTCGACCGCAACCTCTACTCCCCCGTCCACTACCCCGGCGACTACGGCTTCATCCCCAGCACCCTCGGCGACGACGGCGACCCCCTCGACTGCCTCGTCCTCGTCGACACTCCCAGCTTCTCCGGCTGCGTCATGCAGGTCCGCCCCATCGGTGTCCTCGAGATGCTCGATCAGGGCCTCGGCGACGAGAAGGTCCTCTGCGTCGGACAGGACAACCCTCGCTACAAAGATGTCTGGAACTTCTCCGAGATATATCCCCACATGCTTAAGGAGATCACCCACTTCTTCGCTATCTATAAGGACCTCGAAGGCAAGCGCGTCGAAGTCAAAGGCTGGCGCGACGCCTCCTTCGCCCGCAACAAGGTCCTCGAAGCCCAGCAGCGCTTCCTCGATAACAAAGTCACGCCCATCCCCAAGCCAGTCCCGAAAAAATAG
- the purS gene encoding phosphoribosylformylglycinamidine synthase subunit PurS codes for MKAHVYVTLKRTVLDAQGQTVADALRRMEYRGVADVRQGKYFLLTLENGLEQSAAQAEVERIAREVLTNPVIEEFTFRLEA; via the coding sequence ATGAAGGCTCATGTCTATGTCACGCTGAAACGAACGGTGCTGGATGCCCAGGGGCAGACGGTTGCAGATGCTTTGCGGCGGATGGAATATCGCGGCGTTGCGGATGTACGGCAGGGGAAGTATTTTCTGCTGACTCTGGAAAATGGATTGGAACAGAGCGCCGCGCAGGCCGAAGTGGAACGGATTGCGCGTGAGGTGCTGACAAACCCTGTGATTGAAGAGTTTACGTTCCGGCTTGAGGCCTGA